In Quadrisphaera sp. RL12-1S, a single genomic region encodes these proteins:
- a CDS encoding extracellular solute-binding protein: MQRRRIAGIAAAAVTLSLAMTACGSSGSNGSGSSGDSKTVTVVYQKTASFTQLDDVLTKAKGEYESAHPGTTVELKPIESEADQYFTKLALMNKSKATAPDVIYEDSFQVRSDAAAGYLAPIDDELGKWSDWSQFDDTAKQAGLGDDGKTYGVSMGTDTRALYYNKKLFAQAGLPTDWQPKTWDDVLSAARTIKAKVPGVTPFNIYGSKAAGEQTSMQGFEMLLYGTKDPLYDTSTKKWLTGSKGFTDSLNFYKTVFSEGLGPDQSLALDSTLGSQVSTTLIPQGKIAIALDGSWLPGQWMKGDNAWPQWQETMGMAPMPTQDGASPGSTSMSGGWLLSVGANAPDKQAAFDFVSTALNKENALKYGTEASQIAVRKDVATDSAYLDYNPSFKFFSSLVPVTHFRPATPDYSQISSNIQVAVESVVTGSSSPADAAKAYDEALVGIVGQDKTQAAS; this comes from the coding sequence ATGCAGCGCAGGCGCATCGCGGGCATCGCCGCAGCAGCCGTCACCCTCAGCCTGGCGATGACCGCTTGCGGTTCGTCGGGGAGCAACGGCAGCGGCAGCAGCGGCGACAGCAAGACCGTCACGGTCGTCTACCAGAAGACCGCGAGCTTCACGCAGCTCGACGACGTCCTGACCAAGGCCAAGGGCGAGTACGAGTCCGCCCACCCGGGCACCACGGTCGAGCTCAAGCCGATCGAGTCCGAGGCCGACCAGTACTTCACCAAGCTGGCCCTGATGAACAAGTCCAAGGCCACCGCTCCGGACGTCATCTACGAGGACAGCTTCCAGGTCCGCTCCGACGCCGCCGCCGGCTACCTCGCCCCGATCGACGACGAGCTGGGCAAGTGGTCCGACTGGAGCCAGTTCGACGACACCGCCAAGCAGGCCGGCCTCGGTGACGACGGCAAGACCTACGGCGTGAGCATGGGCACCGACACCCGCGCGCTCTACTACAACAAGAAGCTCTTCGCCCAGGCCGGCCTCCCCACCGACTGGCAGCCCAAGACCTGGGACGACGTCCTCTCCGCCGCGCGCACCATCAAGGCGAAGGTGCCGGGCGTCACGCCGTTCAACATCTACGGCTCCAAGGCCGCCGGTGAGCAGACCTCGATGCAGGGCTTCGAGATGCTCCTGTACGGCACCAAGGACCCGCTGTACGACACCTCCACCAAGAAGTGGCTGACCGGGTCGAAGGGCTTCACCGACTCGCTGAACTTCTACAAGACCGTGTTCTCCGAGGGCCTCGGCCCGGACCAGAGCCTCGCGCTCGACTCCACGCTGGGCAGCCAGGTCTCCACCACGCTCATCCCGCAGGGCAAGATCGCCATCGCCCTGGACGGCTCCTGGCTCCCCGGCCAGTGGATGAAGGGCGACAACGCCTGGCCGCAGTGGCAGGAGACCATGGGCATGGCGCCCATGCCGACCCAGGACGGCGCGAGCCCCGGCTCCACCTCCATGTCCGGTGGCTGGCTGCTCTCGGTGGGCGCCAACGCCCCCGACAAGCAGGCCGCGTTCGACTTCGTCAGCACCGCGCTCAACAAGGAGAACGCCCTCAAGTACGGCACCGAGGCGTCGCAGATCGCCGTCCGCAAGGACGTCGCCACCGACTCGGCGTACCTGGACTACAACCCCTCGTTCAAGTTCTTCTCGTCGCTGGTGCCGGTGACGCACTTCCGCCCGGCCACCCCTGACTACTCGCAGATCTCGAGCAACATCCAGGTCGCCGTGGAGTCCGTGGTCACCGGCAGCTCCAGCCCCGCTGACGCCGCGAAGGCCTACGACGAGGCGCTCGTCGGGATCGTCGGCCAGGACAAGACCCAGGCCGCGAGCTGA
- a CDS encoding alpha-mannosidase: protein MHDDSHLVEMRVERFVRERLVPALHRRRHPLAVSRWEAPGEPVPFAHAAAQEFAPFPIGPTGTPWGPPWGTTWFRVTGEVPAGFGEDPRVRVEVDVDLGYLAVQPGFQCEATAYRPDGSVVKGLHPRNRYLPLSQVSTGGAPAGPGAAVDVLLEASSNPDVSGASGGHDWYFEPTQVGTKEGAGTDPVYRMRAVDVVELDLDVYDLTRDVAVLRGLLEQLPPATSRRASVLRALEDMVDAVDPDDVAGTAAAGRATLAPALAAQADATAHRTVAVGHAHIDSAWLWPTRETARKCTRTFSNVLSLMDEHDDFTFACSSAQQYAWVKEHQPELFERIKKRVAEGRFVPVGGMWVESDTNLPGGEALARQFVAGKRFFSEEFGVEPLDVWLPDSFGYTAAMPQIARLAGARYFLTQKPSWNETNRIPHHTFWWEGIDGSRVYTHFPPADNYNSEVSAEDLARAERQFAEKGRANTSLLLFGYGDGGGGPTREMIETTARTRSLEGSPRVELGHPHEFFRDAEAEYPQPPVWSGEMYLEFHRGTYTSQARTKRGNRRSEHLLREAELWATAAAVKAAAPGQRGGDYAYPYEELERIWHTVLLQQFHDILPGTSIAWVHREAEANYLRIAVELEALIADALAFLAGDGDSALAFNAAPHRRDGAPALGAGVRAAATATGAARVTVQEPTATAPWTVLDNGLVRVVVDTDGLLASVRDLTAEGGAGREVLPPGTRGGLLTLHRDTPTQWDAWDVDVHYQRHTTELTAAESVQLAASSEDRAAVRVVRGFGSSRVEQLITLEAGSPVVGFELDVDWHEKQKMLKLAFPVDVHADRAASEIQFGHVMRATHTNTSWDAARFETSAHRWVHVGEAGYGAAVVNDSTYGYDIGRATREDGGTTTTVRMSLLRAPVYPDPEADQGEHRLRAGLVVGAGIADAVREGYRANLPVRQVTGAPEAAQTAPVVRLDALAGQVSGHEGVVVEAVKLAEDRSGDVVVRLYESLGGRASARVVAGFAHAGVSEVDLLERPVAEPRSLVEPGALAEAGQGQDAAVHLRPFQIVTLRFSRSAL from the coding sequence GTGCACGACGACTCCCACCTCGTGGAGATGCGGGTCGAGCGCTTCGTCCGCGAGCGCCTCGTCCCCGCCCTCCACCGCCGTCGCCACCCGCTGGCGGTGTCCCGCTGGGAGGCCCCGGGGGAGCCGGTGCCGTTCGCGCACGCGGCGGCCCAGGAGTTCGCGCCGTTCCCCATCGGCCCGACCGGCACCCCGTGGGGGCCGCCGTGGGGGACCACGTGGTTCCGCGTCACCGGTGAGGTGCCGGCCGGCTTCGGCGAGGACCCCCGCGTGCGCGTGGAGGTCGACGTCGACCTGGGCTACCTCGCGGTGCAGCCCGGCTTCCAGTGCGAGGCCACGGCGTACCGCCCGGACGGGTCCGTGGTGAAGGGCCTGCACCCGCGCAACCGCTACCTGCCGCTGTCGCAGGTGAGCACCGGTGGCGCGCCCGCCGGGCCCGGCGCCGCCGTCGACGTCCTCCTCGAGGCGTCCTCCAACCCCGACGTCTCCGGTGCCTCCGGCGGGCACGACTGGTACTTCGAGCCGACGCAGGTGGGCACCAAGGAGGGCGCCGGCACGGACCCGGTGTACCGGATGCGCGCCGTCGACGTCGTCGAGCTGGACCTCGACGTGTACGACCTCACGCGGGACGTCGCGGTGCTCCGCGGGCTGCTGGAGCAGCTGCCGCCGGCCACGAGCCGGCGCGCCAGCGTGCTGCGCGCCCTGGAGGACATGGTCGATGCGGTCGACCCCGACGACGTCGCCGGCACCGCTGCCGCCGGCCGCGCCACACTGGCCCCGGCGCTGGCCGCCCAGGCCGACGCGACCGCGCACCGCACCGTGGCCGTGGGCCACGCGCACATCGACTCCGCGTGGCTGTGGCCGACCCGCGAGACCGCGCGCAAGTGCACCCGCACCTTCTCCAACGTGCTCAGCCTCATGGACGAGCACGACGACTTCACCTTCGCCTGCTCCTCCGCGCAGCAGTACGCGTGGGTGAAGGAGCACCAGCCGGAGCTGTTCGAGCGCATCAAGAAGCGCGTGGCCGAGGGCCGCTTCGTGCCGGTGGGCGGCATGTGGGTGGAGTCCGACACCAACCTGCCCGGCGGTGAGGCCCTGGCCCGCCAGTTCGTGGCCGGCAAGCGCTTCTTCTCCGAGGAGTTCGGGGTGGAGCCGCTGGACGTGTGGCTGCCCGACTCCTTCGGCTACACCGCGGCGATGCCGCAGATCGCCCGCCTGGCGGGGGCCCGGTACTTCCTCACCCAGAAGCCCAGCTGGAACGAGACCAACCGCATCCCGCACCACACCTTCTGGTGGGAGGGCATCGACGGGTCGCGCGTCTACACGCACTTCCCGCCGGCGGACAACTACAACTCCGAGGTCTCCGCGGAGGACCTGGCCCGCGCCGAGCGCCAGTTCGCCGAGAAGGGCCGCGCCAACACCTCGCTGCTGCTGTTCGGCTACGGCGACGGCGGGGGCGGCCCCACCCGCGAGATGATCGAGACCACCGCGCGCACCCGGAGCCTGGAGGGCTCCCCGCGCGTGGAGCTGGGCCACCCGCACGAGTTCTTCCGCGACGCCGAGGCGGAGTACCCCCAGCCCCCGGTGTGGAGCGGGGAGATGTACCTGGAGTTCCACCGCGGCACCTACACGTCCCAGGCGCGGACCAAGCGCGGCAACCGCCGCAGCGAGCACCTGCTGCGCGAGGCCGAGCTGTGGGCGACCGCCGCGGCGGTCAAGGCCGCGGCCCCCGGGCAGCGGGGTGGGGACTACGCCTACCCCTACGAGGAGCTCGAGCGCATCTGGCACACCGTGCTGCTCCAGCAGTTCCACGACATCCTCCCGGGCACCTCCATCGCCTGGGTGCACCGCGAGGCGGAGGCCAACTACCTGCGCATCGCGGTGGAGCTGGAGGCGCTCATCGCCGACGCGCTGGCCTTCCTGGCCGGCGACGGCGACAGCGCCCTGGCCTTCAACGCCGCACCGCACCGGCGCGACGGCGCACCGGCCCTGGGGGCCGGCGTCCGCGCCGCGGCCACCGCGACCGGCGCGGCCCGCGTGACCGTCCAGGAGCCCACCGCCACCGCGCCGTGGACGGTGCTCGACAACGGCCTGGTGCGCGTGGTGGTCGACACCGACGGGCTGCTCGCCTCGGTGCGCGACCTCACCGCCGAGGGCGGTGCGGGGCGCGAGGTGCTGCCGCCCGGCACCCGCGGCGGCCTGCTGACGCTGCACCGCGACACCCCCACCCAGTGGGACGCGTGGGACGTGGACGTGCACTACCAGCGCCACACCACCGAGCTCACCGCCGCCGAGTCCGTGCAGCTGGCGGCCAGCTCCGAGGACCGCGCCGCGGTCCGCGTGGTCCGCGGCTTCGGCTCCTCGCGGGTCGAGCAGCTCATCACCCTCGAGGCCGGTAGCCCGGTGGTCGGGTTCGAGCTGGACGTCGACTGGCACGAGAAGCAGAAGATGCTCAAGCTCGCCTTCCCCGTGGACGTGCACGCCGACCGCGCGGCCAGCGAGATCCAGTTCGGGCACGTCATGCGCGCCACGCACACCAACACCAGCTGGGACGCCGCGCGCTTCGAGACCAGCGCGCACCGGTGGGTGCACGTGGGCGAGGCCGGCTACGGCGCCGCCGTGGTCAACGACTCCACCTACGGCTACGACATCGGCCGCGCGACCCGCGAGGACGGCGGCACCACCACCACGGTGCGGATGTCGCTGCTGCGCGCACCGGTGTACCCCGACCCCGAGGCCGACCAGGGCGAGCACCGCCTGCGCGCGGGCCTGGTGGTGGGCGCCGGCATCGCCGACGCCGTCCGCGAGGGCTACCGCGCCAACCTGCCGGTGCGCCAGGTGACCGGTGCCCCCGAGGCCGCCCAGACCGCCCCCGTGGTGCGCCTGGACGCGCTCGCGGGCCAGGTCAGCGGCCACGAGGGCGTGGTCGTGGAGGCCGTGAAGCTGGCGGAGGACCGCAGCGGTGACGTGGTGGTCCGCCTGTACGAGTCCCTCGGCGGCCGGGCCTCGGCGCGCGTGGTCGCGGGCTTCGCGCACGCGGGCGTCAGCGAGGTGGACCTCCTGGAGCGGCCGGTGGCCGAGCCGCGGTCCCTGGTCGAGCCCGGCGCCCTGGCCGAAGCGGGGCAGGGACAGGATGCTGCCGTGCACCTGCGCCCCTTCCAGATCGTGACCCTGCGCTTCTCCCGGAGCGCCCTGTGA
- a CDS encoding glycosyltransferase family 2 protein, with the protein MLVEDAWVVVPLYDEAAVVGDVVAGLRRTFARVVCVDDASRDGSGEVAARAGARVVRHPVNLGQGAALQTGLAWALADPGCRYVVTFDADGQHQVADALAMVERLRADEADVVIGSRFLDGRTRVGALKRAVLRAGVVYSNATTGVRMTDAHNGLRAMTREVAQSLDITQNRMAHASEIVEQIGRGGWRWVEHPVEILYTDYSVKKGQSVLNSVNIVTELIFK; encoded by the coding sequence GTGCTGGTGGAGGACGCCTGGGTGGTCGTGCCGCTCTACGACGAGGCCGCCGTCGTCGGTGACGTGGTGGCCGGGCTGCGCCGCACCTTCGCCCGCGTCGTGTGCGTGGACGACGCCAGCCGCGACGGCTCGGGCGAGGTCGCCGCGCGCGCCGGCGCCCGCGTGGTGCGGCACCCGGTCAACCTCGGGCAGGGCGCCGCGCTGCAGACCGGCCTCGCCTGGGCCCTGGCGGACCCGGGCTGCCGCTACGTGGTCACCTTCGACGCTGACGGCCAGCACCAGGTGGCGGACGCCCTCGCCATGGTCGAGCGCCTGCGCGCCGACGAGGCCGACGTGGTGATCGGCAGCCGCTTCCTCGACGGGCGCACCCGCGTGGGAGCGCTGAAGCGGGCCGTGCTGCGCGCCGGGGTCGTCTACTCCAACGCCACCACGGGTGTGCGCATGACCGACGCCCACAACGGGCTGCGGGCCATGACGCGGGAGGTGGCCCAGTCGCTGGACATCACGCAGAACCGGATGGCTCACGCCAGCGAGATCGTCGAGCAGATCGGACGCGGCGGCTGGCGCTGGGTGGAGCACCCCGTGGAGATCCTCTACACCGACTACTCCGTGAAGAAGGGGCAGTCGGTGCTCAACTCGGTGAACATCGTCACCGAGCTCATCTTCAAGTGA
- a CDS encoding type IV toxin-antitoxin system AbiEi family antitoxin domain-containing protein has protein sequence MTHPTAALSRLRSLAAAQDDVVTRQQVLDSGVPEQLLRMLVAAGDWKRLQRGTYLVEPDREGSDLQRSWGRSGVLLVPGSVVSHHTAAVLMGLQGVPRTGVVHVTRSAKAAPRKLLVPHRAVLGPDDVVDLGGLLVTSPRRTLADVVPRLDPMTGLAVLDSALHTGLASDSDLVAAHATAERFAGHPITARVWAMADGRAASPLESRVRWRCVDRGVFPVELQRVVLGRHGELVARADFSFDWDQLHQALGVPLPPGPLRRLPLLGEADGRRYHPDLDDELEDAFIWDRRRQNAVTGLGFCVVRFTWADTVSRGAVVASLRDQLLGEAA, from the coding sequence GTGACCCACCCGACCGCGGCGCTGAGCAGACTGCGCTCACTGGCCGCCGCCCAGGACGACGTCGTGACGCGACAGCAGGTGCTGGACAGCGGTGTCCCGGAGCAGCTGCTGAGGATGCTCGTGGCGGCCGGCGACTGGAAGCGCCTGCAGCGCGGCACGTACCTGGTCGAGCCCGACCGCGAGGGCAGCGACCTCCAGCGGTCGTGGGGGCGCAGCGGTGTCCTGCTGGTGCCGGGATCCGTCGTGTCGCACCACACGGCCGCCGTGCTGATGGGGCTGCAGGGCGTCCCTCGGACCGGGGTCGTGCACGTGACGCGGTCGGCGAAGGCCGCGCCCCGGAAGCTCCTCGTCCCGCACCGGGCGGTGCTCGGCCCGGACGACGTGGTCGACCTGGGAGGTCTGCTCGTGACCAGCCCGAGGCGGACGCTGGCGGACGTCGTGCCCCGGCTCGACCCGATGACCGGGCTCGCAGTCCTCGACTCGGCGCTGCACACCGGGCTGGCCTCGGACTCCGACCTCGTCGCGGCGCACGCGACCGCCGAGCGCTTCGCCGGCCATCCGATCACCGCGCGCGTCTGGGCCATGGCCGACGGCCGCGCCGCATCTCCGCTGGAGAGCAGGGTCAGGTGGAGGTGCGTGGACCGCGGAGTGTTCCCGGTCGAGCTGCAGCGCGTGGTGCTCGGCCGTCACGGGGAGCTGGTCGCACGGGCGGACTTCTCCTTCGACTGGGACCAGCTCCACCAGGCGCTGGGCGTCCCCCTGCCGCCGGGACCGCTGCGCAGGCTGCCGCTGCTGGGTGAGGCGGACGGGCGCCGCTACCACCCCGACCTCGACGACGAGCTCGAGGACGCCTTCATCTGGGACCGGCGCCGCCAGAACGCGGTCACCGGCCTCGGGTTCTGCGTCGTCCGATTCACCTGGGCCGACACCGTCTCGCGCGGGGCGGTCGTGGCGTCGCTGCGGGACCAGCTGCTGGGCGAGGCCGCCTGA
- a CDS encoding ROK family transcriptional regulator — protein sequence MAPTRTTTTGVRRGSNLPRVGDYNQVVVLEAIRRHATGLSRVEVAVLTGLSAQTVSNICRRLLDDGLVEEAGKQGGGPGKPRTLLRLVPQGRYAIGVHLDPAVVTVVVLDLLGHVVARRDHPLRPGAGPGQVLADVARDVDAVVADSGVDRERIVGLGVAAPGPVDSAAGAVVHPPNLPGWDRVDVRDLLSQATGLPVVLDKDVVAAAVGEVWSGGVTGTGSAVFFYLGTGVGTGLVLRGEVYRGASGNAGEVGHLVTGRGGAECPCGLAGCLGESSGPLHLVREAERLGVGRWDLDSGDDLAGRPTAEVAEHRASVASAFAEVCALADAGHPEASALLEDLARRMAKAATDLVDMLDVEQVVFGGPLWSRLERTFLRVVPPLVQSGAVAREIHPVEVRGTLVGADVAAVGAGCLVLEDAFSPRSATLLLEH from the coding sequence GTGGCGCCGACCAGGACGACGACGACGGGTGTGCGTCGGGGCTCCAACCTCCCCCGCGTGGGTGACTACAACCAGGTGGTCGTGCTCGAGGCGATCCGGCGCCACGCCACGGGCCTGAGCCGCGTCGAGGTGGCGGTGCTGACGGGCCTGTCGGCGCAGACGGTCTCCAACATCTGCCGGCGCCTCCTCGACGACGGCCTCGTCGAGGAGGCGGGCAAGCAGGGCGGCGGCCCGGGCAAGCCCCGCACGCTGCTGCGCCTGGTGCCGCAGGGGCGGTACGCCATCGGCGTGCACCTCGACCCGGCCGTGGTCACCGTCGTCGTCCTCGACCTGCTGGGCCACGTGGTGGCGCGTCGGGACCACCCGCTGCGGCCCGGGGCCGGGCCCGGGCAGGTGCTCGCCGACGTCGCGCGGGACGTCGACGCCGTCGTCGCCGACTCCGGCGTCGACCGGGAGCGCATCGTGGGGCTGGGCGTCGCGGCGCCCGGCCCGGTGGACAGCGCCGCGGGCGCCGTGGTGCACCCGCCCAACCTGCCGGGGTGGGACCGGGTGGACGTGCGGGACCTGCTCTCGCAGGCCACGGGCCTGCCGGTGGTGCTCGACAAGGACGTCGTGGCGGCCGCGGTGGGGGAGGTGTGGTCCGGTGGCGTGACCGGCACCGGCAGCGCGGTCTTCTTCTACCTGGGCACGGGCGTCGGCACCGGGCTGGTGCTGCGCGGCGAGGTGTACCGCGGCGCGTCCGGCAACGCCGGGGAGGTCGGGCACCTCGTCACCGGCCGCGGCGGCGCCGAGTGCCCGTGCGGGCTCGCCGGCTGCCTGGGGGAGTCGAGCGGCCCGCTGCACCTGGTGCGGGAGGCCGAGCGGCTCGGCGTGGGCCGGTGGGACCTCGACTCCGGTGACGACCTGGCGGGCCGGCCGACGGCGGAGGTGGCGGAGCACCGGGCGTCGGTGGCGTCGGCGTTCGCCGAGGTGTGCGCTCTGGCCGACGCCGGTCACCCGGAGGCGTCGGCGCTGCTGGAGGACCTCGCCCGCCGCATGGCGAAGGCCGCCACCGACCTCGTGGACATGCTCGACGTGGAGCAGGTGGTGTTCGGCGGGCCGCTGTGGTCGCGGCTGGAGCGGACGTTCCTGCGGGTGGTGCCGCCGCTGGTGCAGTCCGGCGCCGTGGCGCGGGAGATCCACCCGGTGGAGGTCCGCGGGACGCTGGTCGGCGCGGACGTGGCCGCCGTCGGCGCGGGCTGCCTGGTGCTGGAGGACGCCTTCAGCCCCCGGTCGGCGACCCTGCTGCTGGAGCACTGA
- a CDS encoding carbohydrate ABC transporter permease: protein MASPRKRGTAVAASIALVVVGVAFFVPLAWIVLASVDPAATVAIGIPGSLTLDNFTTVLTPDLTFVPLWNSLVVSGGTAIITVLIATLAAYPLSRYQMRWNKSFLYTVLFASCLPITAVMVPVYALFVALGLLDSLPGTVMFLAATSLPMAIWMMKNFIDSVPVSLEEAAWVDGASAMQALARVVVPLMRPGLSVVFIFVFTQAWGNFFVPFVLLLDPDKQPAAVSIYNFFGVNGAVAYGQLAAFSVLYTLPVLFLYLLVQRLSGGFALAGGVKG from the coding sequence ATGGCCTCGCCGCGCAAGCGCGGGACGGCCGTGGCCGCCAGCATCGCGCTCGTCGTCGTCGGGGTGGCGTTCTTCGTGCCGCTGGCGTGGATCGTGCTGGCCTCGGTGGACCCGGCGGCGACGGTCGCCATCGGCATCCCGGGCAGCCTCACCCTCGACAACTTCACCACCGTGCTCACGCCGGACCTGACGTTCGTGCCGCTGTGGAACTCCCTGGTGGTCTCCGGGGGGACGGCCATCATCACGGTGCTCATCGCCACCCTGGCGGCCTACCCGCTGAGCCGCTACCAGATGCGGTGGAACAAGTCGTTCCTCTACACGGTGCTCTTCGCGAGCTGCCTGCCGATCACCGCGGTGATGGTGCCGGTGTACGCGCTCTTCGTGGCCCTCGGCCTGCTCGACTCCCTGCCGGGCACGGTGATGTTCCTCGCCGCCACGAGCCTGCCCATGGCCATCTGGATGATGAAGAACTTCATCGACTCCGTCCCGGTCTCCCTCGAGGAGGCCGCGTGGGTGGACGGCGCGAGCGCGATGCAGGCCCTGGCCCGCGTGGTGGTCCCGCTGATGCGCCCGGGGCTGTCGGTGGTCTTCATCTTCGTCTTCACCCAGGCGTGGGGGAACTTCTTCGTCCCCTTCGTGCTGCTGCTCGACCCCGACAAGCAGCCCGCCGCGGTGAGCATCTACAACTTCTTCGGTGTGAACGGCGCCGTCGCCTACGGGCAGCTGGCCGCGTTCTCCGTGCTCTACACGCTGCCCGTGCTGTTCCTGTACCTGCTGGTGCAGCGCCTGTCCGGGGGCTTCGCCCTCGCCGGCGGCGTGAAGGGCTGA
- a CDS encoding carbohydrate ABC transporter permease, with protein MSTLELDGSATRGGSDQLRPRGRGKEAARTAGRLLPLTPAIALMGVFLAGPIGYALYGSLTNATLSGYRAVNPDFVGIDNYTRLLSSGAFWQSALLTLVFVLTSAVIGQNALGMFLAVLIEKAPKPVSGVVGALVVGAWVMPEIVAAFALYAFFSTNGTLNAVLQFFGASSVTWLISFPLLSVILANIWRGTAFSMMVYGAALAEVPPEVDEAAQIDGATPLQRFFRITLPMVRRAIATNMMLVTLQTLGVFTLIWVMTAGGPGTRSTTLPLLAFQEAFKLSQVGYGTAIATVTLMVGAIFAVVYVKILKPEVD; from the coding sequence ATGTCCACCCTCGAGCTCGACGGCTCGGCCACCCGGGGGGGCAGCGACCAGCTGCGCCCCCGGGGCAGGGGCAAGGAGGCGGCCCGGACCGCGGGCCGCCTCCTGCCGCTGACGCCGGCCATCGCCCTGATGGGCGTGTTCCTCGCGGGCCCCATCGGCTACGCGCTGTACGGGTCCCTCACCAACGCGACGCTGTCGGGCTACCGAGCGGTCAACCCCGACTTCGTCGGGATCGACAACTACACGCGGCTGCTGTCCAGCGGCGCCTTCTGGCAGTCGGCGCTGCTGACGCTGGTGTTCGTGCTCACCTCCGCGGTGATCGGCCAGAACGCGCTGGGCATGTTCCTCGCCGTGCTCATCGAGAAGGCGCCCAAGCCCGTCAGCGGCGTCGTCGGCGCCCTCGTGGTGGGCGCCTGGGTGATGCCGGAGATCGTGGCGGCGTTCGCGCTCTACGCGTTCTTCTCCACCAACGGCACGCTCAACGCGGTGCTCCAGTTCTTCGGAGCGAGCAGCGTCACCTGGCTCATCAGCTTCCCGCTGCTGTCGGTGATCCTCGCCAACATCTGGCGCGGCACGGCGTTCTCGATGATGGTCTACGGCGCGGCCCTCGCGGAGGTGCCGCCGGAGGTCGACGAGGCCGCCCAGATCGACGGCGCCACCCCGCTCCAGCGCTTCTTCCGCATCACGCTGCCGATGGTCCGCCGGGCCATCGCCACCAACATGATGCTCGTGACGCTGCAGACCCTCGGCGTGTTCACCCTGATCTGGGTCATGACCGCGGGTGGGCCCGGCACCCGGAGCACCACGCTCCCGCTGCTGGCGTTCCAGGAGGCCTTCAAGCTCTCCCAGGTCGGCTACGGCACGGCCATCGCCACCGTCACGCTCATGGTCGGCGCGATCTTCGCGGTGGTCTACGTGAAGATCCTCAAGCCGGAGGTGGACTGA
- a CDS encoding DUF2304 domain-containing protein — protein sequence MLIKALLMAGIGVVALFFVRGHSTARHQALRRVAVVGFVGLAVASLLFPQTWQSAASLLGVGRGTDLLLYATIIAFLGFMATSYLRTRDLQRQVTVLSRRLALDEAAARAAADDAAAAQAAALAAMATTTAAQLAPRALPTPRSVAAG from the coding sequence GTGCTGATCAAGGCTCTGCTCATGGCGGGCATCGGCGTCGTGGCGCTGTTCTTCGTGCGCGGGCACTCCACGGCCCGCCACCAGGCGCTGCGCCGGGTGGCCGTGGTCGGCTTCGTCGGGCTGGCCGTGGCGTCCCTGCTCTTCCCGCAGACGTGGCAGTCGGCGGCGTCCCTGCTGGGCGTCGGCCGCGGAACCGACCTGCTGCTCTACGCCACGATCATCGCGTTCCTGGGCTTCATGGCCACCTCCTACCTGCGCACCCGCGACCTGCAGCGCCAGGTCACGGTGCTCAGCCGCCGGCTCGCGCTCGACGAGGCCGCGGCGCGCGCCGCCGCCGACGACGCGGCTGCCGCGCAGGCCGCCGCCCTCGCTGCCATGGCGACGACGACGGCGGCGCAGCTCGCGCCGCGGGCCCTGCCCACTCCGCGCTCGGTCGCCGCGGGCTGA